The Mytilus galloprovincialis chromosome 2, xbMytGall1.hap1.1, whole genome shotgun sequence genome has a window encoding:
- the LOC143064863 gene encoding elongator complex protein 2-like → MTAIETCYISTGCNRTPHCADWGLNGLICFGSCRSVTVYQPEEETKSAKILQTHVHHKDRVNCVTWIKKLPVSESNAVGLVSGSVDNTAIVWKYMDGKLKPAATLKNHTGPVNGVAAMCLQTSTVGMTTYVATSSADSTVNLWKQENEGDFQLLQTHKFGTGFVLDLSFTVIPDTNVPMLACGCDDQKIHIFIEQSEKFVRIMSLQGHEDWIRAIDFTIDDTGDIILASAAQDFFIRIWRFSRRSVEDNIVKTVKELSLDEEIKMKENTFQFKIGEETVVYAVSLESVLSGHENWIYSVKWQPSVNSGSGWHQPMHLLSASMDKTMILWKPDKESGVWVEEVRVGEVGGNTLGFYGGMFSPDGLSIMAHGYQGAFHHWAFTKSKGTWEPQVTASGHFDVVCDVEWDKGGGQYLVSLSVDQTTRLHAPWKQSNGQADWYEIARPQVHGYDLQCLALINRYKFASGADEKVIRSFDAPKNFIENFCSICGISLEAELKKEEAQNRPAGASVPALGLSNKAVYSGDVEKINSNIEQHPNDQYPEVYFTPVALQTPPTEEHLLQNTLWPETQKLYGHGYEIFALACDTEGKILASSCKASKVDFAGVILWDTTTWNQICTLEGHTLTVTQMAFSHNGNYLLTVSRDRTWMLYRKRDENSQNESLFTRISGTNKSNTAHTRIIWSCAWSHDDKYFLTASRDKKVMVWLRPDLSSGDILLKPQSVIDVGDAATAIHLPPVACYADKYLISIGVENGEILLYSWKPSDNQGDWTLITKLDQQLSHHLTVKKLRFRPVLDNKTIQLASCSADHSVKIFKICL, encoded by the exons ATGACAGCTATTGAAACATGTTACATCAGCACTGGGTGTAATCGCACCCCTCATTGTGCAGACTGGGGACTTAATGGGTTAATATGTTTCGGATCATGTCGTTCTGTAACAGTTTACCAACCAGAG GAGGAAACTAAATCTGCCAAGATATTACAGACACATGTACATCATAAAGACAGAGTAAACTGTGTCACATGGATAAAGAAACTACCAGTGTCAG agagCAATGCTGTTGGTTTGGTATCTGGTTCTGTAGATAATACAGCTATAGTATGGAAATACATGGATGGAAAG CTGAAGCCTGCTGCAACACTTAAGAACCACACTGGTCCAGTGAATGGGGTAGCTGCTATGTGTCTACAGACCAGTACTGTTGGCATGACAACATATGTAGCAACATCATCTGCTGATTCCACTGTCAACTTATGGAAACAAGAAAATGAAGGAG ATTTCCAGTTACTTCAGACTCACAAGTTTGGTACTGGATTTGTTCTGGATCTGAGTTTCACTGTTATACCTGATACAAACG TTCCTATGCTGGCATGTGGCTGTGATGATCAGAAAATACACATATTTATTGAACAAAGTGAAAAG tttgtaaGAATAATGTCTCTTCAAGGACATGAGGACTGGATTAGAGCAATTGATTTTACAATTGATG ataCGGGAGATATTATATTGGCTAGTGCAGCACAGGACTTCTTCATCAGAATCTGGAGATTTTCTAGACGATCTGTAGAAGATAATATTGTAAAGACTGTCAAGGAATTGTCATTAGATGAGGAAATAAAGATGAAAGAAAAtacatttcaatttaaaattggAG AGGAAACAGTAGTATATGCTGTAAGTCTGGAGTCTGTATTGAGTGGACATGAAAACTGGATCTATAGTGTTAAATGGCAACCATCAGTAAATTCAG GTTCAGGATGGCACCAGCCTATGCACCTGCTATCAGCTTCAATGgataaaacaatgattttatgGAAACCAGATAAAGAATCAGGAGTTTGGGTTGAAGAG GTCAGGGTAGGTGAGGTTGGTGGAAATACTTTAGGATTTTATGGTGGAATGTTTAGTCCTGATGGTTTGTCAATAATGGCCCATGGTTATCAAGGAGCCTTTCATCACTGGGCCTTTACAAAG agTAAAGGAACTTGGGAACCACAAGTGACAGCTAGCGGCCATTTTGATGTTGTTTGTGATGTAGAGTGGGATAAAGGTGGTGGTCAGTATCTGGTCAGTCTAAGTGTTGACCAAACGACCAGACTTCATGCTCCATGGAAACAATCTAATGGACAG gcAGACTGGTATGAGATAGCTCGTCCACAGGTTCATGGTTATGACCTCCAGTGTTTAGCTCTTATTAACAGATATAAATTTGCCTCAGGAGCAGATGAAAAAGTGATCAGATCTTTTGATGCGCCTAAGAATTTTATAGAAAACTTCTGCAGTATTTGTGGTATAAGTTTGGAAGCTGAATTAAAGAAAGAG GAAGCTCAGAACAGACCAGCTGGTGCCAGTGTTCCTGCCTTAGGATTGTCAAACAAGGCTGTATACTCTGGAgatgtagaaaaaataaacagtaaCATAGAGCAACACCCTAATGACCAGTACCCTGAAGTCTACTTTACACCAGTTGCTTTACAAA CTCCTCCAACAGAAGAACATTTACTTCAGAACACACTATGGCCAGAAACACAGAAATTATACGGACATGGATATGAAATATTTGCTTTAGCATGTGATACCGAGGGCAAAATTTTGGCATCTTCTTGTAAG GCATCCAAGGTAGATTTTGCTGGAGTTATATTATGGGATACAACAACATGGAATCAGATTTGCACATTAGAAGGTCACACGTTGACCGTGACACAGATGGCCTTCTCTCACAATGGTAATTACCTACTAACAGTGTCTAGAGACAGGACATGGATGTTATATAGGAAGAGGGATGAAAATAGTCAGAATG AGTCGCTGTTTACTAGAATATCTGGGACTAATAAATCAAATACAGCCCATACAAGGATTATATGGTCATGTGCTTGGTCACATGATGATAAATATTTCTTAACAGCATCTCGAGATAAAAAG GTAATGGTATGGTTAAGACCAGACCTATCATCAGGAGATATACTCTTAAAGCCACAGTCAGTAATAGATGTAGGTGATGCAGCAACAGCTATACATCTACCACCTGTAGCTTGTTATGCAGATAA ATATTTGATATCTATTGGAGTAGAAAATGGTGAAATACTTCTTTATTCATGGAAACCATCAGATAACCAAGGCGATTGGACACTGATAACAAAACTAGATCAACA ATTATCTCACCATTTGACAGTAAAGAAACTCCGATTCAGGCCTGTGTTAGACAATAAGACAATACAGTTAGCTAGCTGTAGTGCTGATCACAGTGTTAAAATTTTCAAGATATGTCTGTAA
- the LOC143064866 gene encoding 1-deoxyxylulose-5-phosphate synthase YajO-like isoform X1, whose translation MSAVPRITIPGTDLNVSRICLGTWQFNDNKETNAWEAQSEEVSRAIVTKCLEVGINFFDTAEGYAGSEQVLGRALQGRRQEAIIATKFGFREGPNTPPYTAVQIDEAITKALTKLQTSYVDLLQIHFPSFVADVSDCVKELNRQIALGRIRYYGLSNYGPKNLKNFLDLGGKPVSNQMGYNLLWRSAEHEVIPLCKENNISILAYSPLQQGLLTGKFTKLDDVPMGRRLTKLFHTSGNPKTRHGQDGAEDEMFTAIAKMKNICQRANVDMGKASLAWLLQQDNVPVAITGASSPDQIVKNIDVPTLPQSVVQELTDATEPVKAKIGKVLDQWAHPDRCE comes from the exons ATGTCAGCTGTACCAAGAATTACCATACCAGGCACAGATTTGAATGTTTCTAGGATTTGTTTAGGTACCTGGCAATTCAATGACAACAAAGAAACTAATGCTTGGGAGGCACAGTCAGAAGAG GTTTCGAGAGCTATAGTAACCAAATGCTTGGAAGTCGGAATAAATTTCTTTGATACAGCTGAG GGTTATGCTGGATCTGAGCAGGTATTAGGGCGAGCTCTACAAGGCAGACGACAGGAAGCTATTATAGCTACTAAGTTCGGATTTAGAGAAGGACCTAACACTCCGCCTTATACCGCTGTACAAATAGACGAGGCTATAACAAAGGCTTTGACAAAATTACAAACCTCATATGTAGACTTACTTCAG attcaTTTTCCTAGTTTTGTTGCGGATGTTAGTGATTGTGTAAAGGAACTCAACAGACAAATCGCTTTAGGGAGAATTCGATACTATGGCTTATCTAACTATGGTCCTAAAAACTTGAAGAATTTTCTAGATTTGGGTGGTAAACCCGTTTCTAATCAG ATGGGATACAATTTATTATGGAGATCAGCCGAGCATGAAGTTATACCATTATGCAAGGAAAACAATATAAGTATACTGGCTTATTCGCCGCTGCAACAAGGTCTTCTTACAGGAAAATTTACCAAACTTGATGATGTTCCTATGGGACGGAGGCTGACTAAACTTTTCCACACATCTGG aaatCCTAAAACCAGACATGGTCAAGATGGTGCAGAAGACGAGATGTTTACG GCAATTGCTAAAATGAAGAATATATGTCAGCGAGCCAACGTAGACATGGGGAAAGCATCTTTAGCCTGGTTACTGCAGCAAGACAATGTACCGGTAGCAATAACAGGAGCCAGTTCACCAGACCAAATTGTGAAAAACATAGATGTTCCCACTTTACCCCAG AGTGTAGTTCAAGAGCTGACAGATGCCACAGAACCAGTGAAAGCAAAAATAGGAAAAGTTCTAGATCAATGGGCTCATCCGGATAGATGTGAATAA
- the LOC143064867 gene encoding equistatin-like, translated as MKGVCNFAVYILSVCCLILLNGVTCDEETYCQQELKQFHKNSELGMVGGRKPVCDSEGNYAPKQCSGSQCYCVKEDGKQIEDFSVNRWEAEQQTCKCARSQAEYKETGMMGKSFRCTADGSYDEVQCTGSQCYCADEDGQQIGSDSVHIINLDKLNC; from the exons ATGAAGGGAGTCTGTAATTTTGCTGTCTATATTCTAAGTGTTTGCTGTTTAATTCTTCTGAATGGAGTCACCTGCGATGAag AAACATATTGTCAACAAGAGTTGAAACAGTTTCATAAAAACTCAGAGCTGGGTATGGTTGGAGGAAGAAAGCCGGTTTGTGATAGCGAGGGAAACTACGCCCCGAAGCAGTGCTCAGGGTCTCA ATGTTACTGTGTAAAGGAGGACGGTAAACAAATTGAAGATTTTAGTGTTAACCGTTGGGAGGCCGAACAACAGACATGCA AATGTGCACGTTCTCAAGCTGAGTATAAGGAAACTGGTATGATGGGGAAATCGTTCCGTTGTACAGCCGATGGAAGTTATGACGAGGTTCAGTGTACAGGGTCACAGTGTTACTGTGCTGACGAAGACGGACAACAAATAGGAAGTGACAGTGTTCATATTATTAATCTAGACAAACTTAATTGTTaa
- the LOC143064866 gene encoding 1-deoxyxylulose-5-phosphate synthase YajO-like isoform X2 produces the protein MVHVEVSRAIVTKCLEVGINFFDTAEGYAGSEQVLGRALQGRRQEAIIATKFGFREGPNTPPYTAVQIDEAITKALTKLQTSYVDLLQIHFPSFVADVSDCVKELNRQIALGRIRYYGLSNYGPKNLKNFLDLGGKPVSNQMGYNLLWRSAEHEVIPLCKENNISILAYSPLQQGLLTGKFTKLDDVPMGRRLTKLFHTSGNPKTRHGQDGAEDEMFTAIAKMKNICQRANVDMGKASLAWLLQQDNVPVAITGASSPDQIVKNIDVPTLPQSVVQELTDATEPVKAKIGKVLDQWAHPDRCE, from the exons ATGGTTCATGTAGAG GTTTCGAGAGCTATAGTAACCAAATGCTTGGAAGTCGGAATAAATTTCTTTGATACAGCTGAG GGTTATGCTGGATCTGAGCAGGTATTAGGGCGAGCTCTACAAGGCAGACGACAGGAAGCTATTATAGCTACTAAGTTCGGATTTAGAGAAGGACCTAACACTCCGCCTTATACCGCTGTACAAATAGACGAGGCTATAACAAAGGCTTTGACAAAATTACAAACCTCATATGTAGACTTACTTCAG attcaTTTTCCTAGTTTTGTTGCGGATGTTAGTGATTGTGTAAAGGAACTCAACAGACAAATCGCTTTAGGGAGAATTCGATACTATGGCTTATCTAACTATGGTCCTAAAAACTTGAAGAATTTTCTAGATTTGGGTGGTAAACCCGTTTCTAATCAG ATGGGATACAATTTATTATGGAGATCAGCCGAGCATGAAGTTATACCATTATGCAAGGAAAACAATATAAGTATACTGGCTTATTCGCCGCTGCAACAAGGTCTTCTTACAGGAAAATTTACCAAACTTGATGATGTTCCTATGGGACGGAGGCTGACTAAACTTTTCCACACATCTGG aaatCCTAAAACCAGACATGGTCAAGATGGTGCAGAAGACGAGATGTTTACG GCAATTGCTAAAATGAAGAATATATGTCAGCGAGCCAACGTAGACATGGGGAAAGCATCTTTAGCCTGGTTACTGCAGCAAGACAATGTACCGGTAGCAATAACAGGAGCCAGTTCACCAGACCAAATTGTGAAAAACATAGATGTTCCCACTTTACCCCAG AGTGTAGTTCAAGAGCTGACAGATGCCACAGAACCAGTGAAAGCAAAAATAGGAAAAGTTCTAGATCAATGGGCTCATCCGGATAGATGTGAATAA